From one Liolophura sinensis isolate JHLJ2023 chromosome 10, CUHK_Ljap_v2, whole genome shotgun sequence genomic stretch:
- the LOC135476685 gene encoding dynein regulatory complex protein 10-like, with protein MASTVTRTLPPLSAGRQMETMHVRPNMANRGQGNVLSLQNSKANNRLRLDPARALEPARKKIATLEAQRVMTVFDETIKRSEIITLMPFVLENLSRFNVVFGSELVEALEQHGSIKNSYEEIRNQLEKIRRRREKSSDSLHSNLSQADQGEGHDVEDGESTGEKSRPTSQYSQHSVSASESQMDNVMRNLSFVAQQLSTSTKNVLRLFSVNPAAMSAVRAEVGERARECQSFITALEELKEVLLVKLLTTPVEEKEKFDYLHEISLREQQNAAHIVKLEAEVKGAQDDRDEEIRKKNDVIRRLQAELHQIEKFSEEHIRRVKSEAEKQESADIKNSEGRTQKLSQEASQLKTQLQNLIQEHREQEQQLRKKKFKIETEVENWIQKYDSDMGERQDEYEEIDAVYTEEKKQLHELEERFTTLEAEYLQIMEERRVARERREAAEREMALMIKSATTIQAFWRSYKVRKALKARKKKGGGKKKK; from the exons ATGGCGTCAACAGTAACAAGAACTTTACCACCGCTGTCGGCCGGTCGACAGATGGAGACTATGCATGTGCGTCCAAATATGGCGAACAGAGGCCAAGGTAATGTGTTGTCACTGCAGAATAGCAAGGCTAATAACAGGCTACGTTTAGATCCTGCCCGTGCTCTGGAGCCAGCTAGGAAAAAAATAGCAACACTTGAAGCTCAGCGTGTGATGACCGTTTTTGACGAGACAATAAAGCGTTCGGAAATTATAACACTGATGCCCTTTGTACTGGAGAACTTGTCAAGGTTTAATGTGGTTTTTGGGTCCGAGTTGGTGGAAGCCCTTGAGCAGCATGGATCCATCAAGAACAGCTATGAGGAGATCAGAAATCAGCTAGAAAAGATCCGACGAAGACGTGAAAAAAGTTCAGACTCATTGCACTCAAATCTTAGCCAAGCTGACCAGGGTGAAGGGCATGATGTTGAAGATGGTGAAAGTACGGGAGAAAAGTCACGACCAACAAGTCAGTACAGCCAGCATTCCGTATCAGCTTCGGAAAGTCAAATGGATAATGTTATGAGAAATTTGAGTTTTGTTGCGCAGCAATTGAGCACATCAACCAAAAATGTGCTGAGGCTATTCTCAGTCAATCCTGCTGCGATGAGTGCGGTGCGAGCAGAGGTGGGAGAAAGAGCTAGAGAGTGCCAGTCATTTATCACAGCTCTGGAGGAGCTCAAGGAAGTCCTGTTGGTCAAATTGTTGACCACTCCAGTCGAAGAGAAGGAAAAGTTTGATTATCTCCATGAGATTTCTCTCAGGGAACAACAAAATGCAGCTCATATCGTAAAGCTAGAGGCTGAAGTGAAGGGGGCACAGGACGACCGGGATGAGGAG ATAAGGAAGAAGAATGACGTGATCAGAAGGTTGCAGGCAGAACTGCATCAGATTGAGAAGTTCTCAGAGGAACACATTAGAAGAGTGAAGTCTGAGGCCGAGAAGCAGGAATCTGCTGACATCAAAAACAGTGAGGGCAGGACACAGAAGCTTTCTCAGGAGGCGAGTCAGCTGAAAACACAGCTGCAAAACCTCATCCAGGAGCACAGAGAGCAGGAACAGCAGTTGAGGAAG AAAAAATTCAAGATTGAAACTGAAGTTGAAAACTGGATCCAGAAATATGACAGTGATATGGGGGAACGACAG GACGAATATGAGGAGATTGATGCTGTATACACTGAGGAAAAGAAACAGCTTCATGAACTTGAGGAACGATTTACCACACTGGAGGCAGAGTACCTGCAGATCATGGAGGAGCGTCGTGTTGCGCGAGAACGACGCGAAGCAGCCGAGAGAGAAATGGCTCTGATGATAAAATCTGCCACAACCATTCAGGCATTCTGGAGATCCTACAAGGTCAGGAAAGCCCTCAAGGCCCGCAAGAAGAAAGGCGGTGGCAAAAAGAAGAAGTAG